A stretch of the Marivirga tractuosa DSM 4126 genome encodes the following:
- a CDS encoding Lrp/AsnC family transcriptional regulator — MLPFKLDKIDKKILDILQVDGRITNAQLSKDIGLSPAPTLERVKKLENAGIIKSYHAKLDTEKINLGVSTYVMVSLKGHNRSNIEKFIKAIDGVDEIIECNHVTGSSDFILKVIAKDIPSYQKLMLEKVSEIEVVDSMQSMVILSTFKDSKKMPIPENK; from the coding sequence ATGTTACCTTTCAAACTGGATAAAATTGACAAAAAAATATTGGATATTTTGCAAGTAGATGGCAGAATTACCAACGCGCAACTATCAAAAGATATTGGATTATCTCCTGCACCAACCCTAGAGCGAGTAAAAAAACTTGAAAATGCGGGGATAATCAAAAGTTATCATGCCAAACTAGATACTGAAAAAATCAATTTAGGTGTAAGCACTTATGTGATGGTTTCTTTGAAAGGGCATAATCGATCAAATATTGAAAAATTTATAAAAGCTATAGATGGAGTAGATGAAATCATAGAGTGCAACCATGTTACTGGATCAAGTGACTTTATTTTGAAAGTTATAGCCAAGGATATTCCTTCCTATCAAAAATTGATGTTGGAAAAAGTGAGCGAAATTGAAGTAGTGGATAGTATGCAGTCAATGGTAATCTTGTCTACTTTCAAAGACAGCAAAAAAATGCCAATACCTGAAAATAAATAA
- the thrS gene encoding threonine--tRNA ligase, with amino-acid sequence MSNKIKITLPDGSVKEFDKGVTGHDIAMSISEGLARNVLSTKVNGQVWDSTRPINEDAHIQLLTWNDPEGQNTFWHSSAHLLAEALEDMYPGIKFGIGPPIANGFYYDVDFGDKELQGEELEKIEQKMLELARQKNEYKRSEISKKEATEYYQKKGDEYKLELIEGLNDGEITFYQQGNFTDLCRGPHIPHTGYIKAVKLLNIAGAYWRGDEKRKQLTRIYGITFPKQKELKEYLELLEEAKKRDHRKLGKEMELFAFSEKVGLGLPLWLPKGTMLRDRLENFLKKAQVKAGYQPVITPHIGNKELYITSGHYEKYGKDSFRPIAAPSDDDSKSDEEYLLKPMNCPHHCEIYKTKPRSYKDLPLRLAEFGTVYRYEQSGELHGLTRVRSFTQDDAHIFCRPDQVKEEFIKVIDLVLFVFNSLGFEDFVTQVSLRDPDNREKYIGGDEVWDKAEKSIIEAAEEKGLKTVIELGEAAFYGPKLDFMVKDALGRSWQLGTIQVDYNLPERFKLEYVGADNSKHRPVMIHRAPFGSMERFVAVLIEHCAGNFPLWLSPEQVAVLPISEKYADYANKVYSELEANDITGFIDHRDEKIGRKIRDAEINKIPYMLIVGEQEAAEEKVSIRKHGEGDVGNMSLEDFKSFFNQKVTDSIENK; translated from the coding sequence ATGAGTAATAAAATAAAGATTACTTTGCCTGATGGCAGTGTTAAAGAATTTGATAAAGGTGTAACTGGTCATGACATTGCTATGAGTATAAGCGAGGGCTTAGCTAGGAATGTATTATCAACAAAGGTTAACGGACAGGTTTGGGATTCAACCAGACCAATAAATGAAGATGCTCATATTCAATTGCTGACTTGGAACGATCCTGAAGGTCAAAATACGTTTTGGCACTCTTCAGCTCACCTGCTTGCAGAAGCTTTAGAAGACATGTATCCTGGAATAAAATTCGGTATTGGCCCTCCAATAGCCAATGGTTTTTATTATGATGTTGATTTTGGAGATAAAGAATTACAAGGGGAAGAGCTTGAAAAGATAGAGCAGAAAATGCTTGAATTAGCTCGTCAAAAAAATGAATATAAACGTTCTGAAATCTCCAAGAAGGAAGCGACAGAATATTATCAGAAAAAAGGAGATGAATATAAACTGGAATTGATTGAGGGATTGAATGATGGGGAAATCACTTTTTACCAACAAGGGAACTTCACCGATTTATGTAGAGGACCTCATATTCCGCATACTGGCTATATTAAAGCCGTTAAGCTTTTAAATATTGCAGGGGCCTATTGGCGAGGAGATGAAAAACGAAAGCAATTAACTAGGATATATGGTATAACATTCCCTAAACAAAAGGAGCTAAAAGAATATTTAGAGCTATTAGAGGAAGCGAAAAAGCGGGACCATAGGAAGTTAGGTAAGGAGATGGAATTGTTTGCCTTTTCTGAAAAAGTCGGTTTGGGATTGCCTTTATGGTTGCCAAAAGGGACCATGTTAAGAGATAGATTAGAAAATTTCTTGAAAAAGGCTCAGGTAAAAGCAGGTTATCAGCCAGTTATTACACCTCATATTGGGAATAAAGAGTTATATATCACTTCTGGTCATTATGAAAAGTATGGTAAAGATTCTTTTCGACCAATAGCTGCTCCGTCTGATGATGACTCGAAAAGTGATGAGGAATATTTGCTAAAACCCATGAATTGCCCTCACCATTGTGAGATTTATAAAACTAAACCTAGAAGTTATAAGGACTTACCATTACGATTGGCTGAATTTGGTACTGTATATCGTTATGAGCAAAGTGGTGAACTGCATGGCTTAACTAGAGTTAGAAGTTTTACGCAAGATGATGCACACATTTTCTGCCGTCCTGACCAGGTTAAGGAAGAATTTATTAAGGTAATTGACTTAGTGCTTTTTGTTTTTAATTCCTTAGGATTCGAAGACTTTGTAACACAAGTGTCTTTACGAGATCCAGATAATAGAGAGAAGTATATTGGAGGAGATGAAGTTTGGGATAAAGCAGAAAAATCTATTATTGAAGCAGCTGAAGAAAAAGGCCTTAAAACTGTGATTGAGTTGGGTGAAGCAGCATTTTATGGTCCTAAGCTTGATTTTATGGTGAAAGATGCACTAGGTAGAAGTTGGCAATTAGGCACCATTCAGGTAGATTATAATCTTCCAGAAAGATTTAAATTGGAATACGTTGGTGCTGACAATAGCAAGCACAGACCAGTAATGATCCACCGAGCACCTTTTGGAAGTATGGAACGCTTTGTGGCTGTTTTAATCGAACACTGTGCTGGTAATTTCCCATTATGGTTATCACCTGAGCAAGTGGCGGTCTTACCGATTTCCGAAAAATATGCTGATTATGCCAATAAGGTTTATAGCGAACTTGAAGCTAATGATATCACTGGATTTATAGACCACAGAGATGAAAAGATTGGCAGAAAGATAAGAGATGCCGAGATTAATAAGATTCCTTATATGTTGATAGTCGGAGAACAGGAAGCAGCGGAAGAAAAAGTGTCAATTCGAAAACATGGAGAAGGAGATGTCGGAAATATGAGTTTGGAAGATTTCAAGTCATTTTTTAATCAAAAAGTGACTGATAGCATAGAAAATAAATAA
- a CDS encoding AMP-binding protein: MSSTSLNKNWIQFQGKQYTFNQFIEKNQNVEFEQIRSVINFIADWQSASSYILQKTSGSTGKPKSIKITKSQIKASAVATLNTLKIKANDHAVLCINAEYIGGKMMIARSIIGNLNLIIAPTTGNPLRGFKAKEPIDFFSFVPYQFERILEESPEQIPLLDNSKAIILGGAPVSDSLAEKITSNISKAKVYSTYGMTETVSHVALKLINSGKNEAFEALENIKFSVDERNCLVIHAPKITGKDILVTNDVVDLLSPTAFLWLGRHDFVINSGGIKIHPEILEKEIAELFQNTKINNRFFAFGLPDKKLGYSLNLVLEGNAESKSVHQLLKQHLKAFHSPKNVFTIEKFVETDNGKINRLKTIDKLALAK; encoded by the coding sequence ATGTCTTCAACAAGCCTAAATAAAAATTGGATTCAATTTCAAGGTAAGCAATATACTTTTAATCAATTCATTGAAAAAAATCAAAATGTAGAATTTGAACAAATTAGGTCAGTTATCAATTTTATTGCTGATTGGCAGTCCGCATCATCCTACATTCTTCAGAAAACATCAGGCTCTACTGGGAAACCCAAGTCCATCAAAATTACAAAAAGCCAAATAAAGGCCAGTGCAGTAGCTACTTTAAACACATTAAAAATCAAAGCAAATGATCATGCTGTGTTGTGCATCAACGCTGAATACATTGGGGGTAAAATGATGATTGCCAGATCAATAATTGGAAATCTAAATTTAATTATAGCTCCTACCACTGGCAATCCTTTGAGAGGTTTTAAAGCAAAAGAGCCAATTGATTTCTTTTCATTTGTGCCTTATCAATTTGAAAGAATATTAGAAGAAAGTCCTGAACAAATACCCTTATTAGATAATTCAAAAGCAATTATTTTAGGTGGCGCTCCGGTTTCTGATAGTTTAGCCGAAAAAATCACCTCTAACATTTCAAAAGCTAAAGTTTACAGTACTTATGGCATGACTGAAACAGTTTCACATGTTGCACTGAAACTGATTAATTCTGGTAAGAACGAAGCGTTTGAAGCACTAGAAAACATTAAATTCTCGGTAGATGAACGAAATTGTCTGGTCATTCATGCTCCGAAAATCACCGGAAAAGATATTTTAGTTACCAATGATGTGGTAGATTTACTATCGCCCACAGCGTTTCTTTGGTTAGGCAGACATGATTTTGTTATCAATTCAGGAGGTATCAAAATTCATCCTGAGATATTGGAAAAAGAAATAGCAGAACTATTTCAAAATACTAAAATCAATAATCGTTTCTTTGCTTTTGGATTACCAGATAAAAAATTAGGGTATTCCTTAAATTTGGTATTGGAAGGGAATGCGGAAAGCAAATCAGTTCACCAATTATTGAAGCAGCATTTAAAAGCTTTTCACAGTCCTAAAAATGTTTTTACGATAGAGAAATTTGTCGAAACTGATAACGGAAAGATCAATAGATTAAAAACTATTGATAAACTGGCACTAGCGAAATAA
- the infC gene encoding translation initiation factor IF-3, with the protein MRKKGSYRPRGREEEPYKVNSKIRAREVRVVGENVKVDVYTIGEALRMAEEQNLDLVEISPKADPPVCKIIDYSKFKYEQKKKQKEIKAKAQKTVIKEIRFGPNTDDHDFEFKLNHAKKFLKDGAKVKAYVHFVGRTIVFKDRGELLLLRFASELEDLGKVEQMPKLEGKRMTLFITPKQGK; encoded by the coding sequence ATGCGAAAAAAAGGCAGCTACAGACCTAGAGGTAGGGAAGAAGAACCCTATAAGGTAAATAGTAAAATAAGAGCTAGAGAGGTTCGTGTAGTTGGTGAAAATGTAAAAGTTGACGTCTATACCATTGGTGAGGCCCTTAGAATGGCTGAGGAGCAAAACCTAGATTTGGTTGAGATTTCTCCAAAAGCTGATCCCCCTGTTTGTAAAATTATTGATTACTCTAAATTTAAATACGAGCAGAAAAAGAAGCAGAAGGAAATTAAAGCCAAAGCACAAAAAACAGTTATCAAAGAAATTAGGTTTGGACCTAATACTGATGATCATGATTTTGAGTTTAAATTGAATCATGCTAAGAAGTTCTTGAAAGACGGTGCAAAAGTGAAAGCTTATGTGCATTTCGTAGGAAGAACAATTGTTTTTAAAGATAGAGGAGAACTTTTATTGTTGCGTTTTGCTTCTGAACTGGAAGATTTAGGAAAAGTTGAACAAATGCCTAAATTGGAAGGCAAAAGAATGACACTTTTCATTACTCCGAAACAAGGTAAATAA
- a CDS encoding iron-containing alcohol dehydrogenase: protein MKSFEFKNPTKIIFGEGEIKKLSDNIPAGSHVLLAYGGGSIKKNSVYDQVIEACKNFKITEFSGIEPNPHFETLMKAVEIIRDEKIDFILAVGGGSVIDGCKFLSAAAFYDGDEWDLVAKGLSRKQERVLPFGTVLTLPATGSEMNSGAVVTKAATQEKRTFGGPQYFPVFSICDPTVIKSLPKRQIANGVVDAFTHTLEQYLTYKHDALLQDRIAEGILQTLIEIGPKVMEDPSDYKAASNFMWSATMALNGILRLGVPTDWATHMIAHELTALHGIDHARTLAIIAPNLYRKLFDNKKEKLVQYGKRVWGLSGESDIEIAEKAIEMTVTFFQSLGIDTKLSDYTDDYKDTAQTVSDRFTERKWLGLGETQKVGPDLAKEIVEMSI, encoded by the coding sequence ATGAAATCATTTGAATTCAAGAATCCCACAAAAATCATCTTTGGTGAAGGTGAAATTAAGAAGCTTTCAGATAATATTCCTGCCGGAAGCCATGTTCTACTAGCATATGGCGGTGGTAGTATCAAGAAAAATAGCGTCTATGATCAAGTCATTGAAGCTTGTAAAAATTTTAAAATAACTGAATTTTCGGGAATAGAACCTAACCCCCATTTTGAAACGCTAATGAAAGCAGTAGAAATCATTCGAGACGAAAAGATTGACTTTATTTTAGCAGTTGGTGGTGGCTCGGTCATTGACGGATGTAAGTTTCTCTCAGCTGCGGCCTTCTACGATGGAGACGAATGGGACTTAGTAGCTAAAGGATTATCCAGAAAACAAGAAAGAGTTTTGCCTTTTGGAACAGTTTTAACGCTTCCAGCTACTGGCTCAGAAATGAATTCTGGAGCTGTAGTGACTAAAGCTGCCACTCAGGAAAAACGAACTTTTGGTGGCCCTCAATATTTCCCGGTTTTCTCAATTTGTGACCCCACCGTAATAAAATCTCTTCCTAAAAGACAAATTGCTAATGGAGTTGTAGATGCTTTTACGCACACCTTAGAACAGTACCTAACCTATAAACACGATGCATTATTGCAGGATAGAATTGCAGAAGGAATTCTACAAACACTAATTGAAATTGGCCCAAAAGTAATGGAAGACCCTTCCGATTATAAAGCGGCTTCTAATTTTATGTGGTCTGCCACTATGGCTTTAAATGGAATTTTAAGATTAGGAGTACCTACAGATTGGGCGACTCACATGATTGCGCACGAATTAACGGCCTTACATGGAATTGATCATGCCAGAACTCTTGCTATCATTGCTCCAAATTTATATAGAAAGCTGTTTGATAATAAAAAAGAAAAGCTAGTGCAATATGGTAAAAGAGTTTGGGGACTAAGTGGTGAATCTGATATTGAAATTGCGGAAAAAGCGATAGAGATGACTGTAACTTTTTTCCAATCATTAGGAATCGATACAAAACTTTCAGATTACACCGATGACTATAAAGATACTGCACAAACAGTTTCTGACCGATTTACTGAAAGAAAATGGTTAGGATTAGGTGAAACGCAAAAAGTTGGGCCCGACTTAGCTAAGGAAATAGTAGAAATGAGTATTTAA
- the rpmI gene encoding 50S ribosomal protein L35 has translation MPKVKTKSGAKKRFKLTGSGKIKRKHAYKSHILTKKETKQKRRLTDMGLVHKSDVGRVKDMLNL, from the coding sequence ATGCCTAAAGTAAAAACAAAATCAGGCGCGAAAAAAAGGTTTAAATTGACTGGAAGCGGCAAAATCAAAAGAAAGCACGCTTATAAAAGTCACATTTTAACTAAAAAAGAGACGAAGCAGAAAAGACGCTTAACCGACATGGGACTTGTACATAAGTCAGATGTAGGTAGAGTAAAAGACATGCTTAATCTTTAA
- the rplT gene encoding 50S ribosomal protein L20: protein MPRSVNHVASRARRKKILKYAKGYWGRKKNVWTVAKNAVEKGWLYAYRDRKQKKREFRKLWIQRINAGAREHGMSYSQFMGAVNKKGIELNRKVLADLAMNHPEAFKSVVDSVK, encoded by the coding sequence ATGCCAAGATCAGTAAATCATGTAGCTTCAAGAGCTAGAAGAAAAAAAATCCTTAAGTATGCGAAAGGCTACTGGGGTAGAAAGAAAAACGTTTGGACAGTAGCAAAAAATGCTGTTGAAAAAGGTTGGTTGTATGCCTACAGAGATAGGAAACAAAAGAAGAGAGAATTCAGAAAATTGTGGATTCAAAGAATTAATGCAGGTGCCAGAGAACATGGGATGTCATACTCTCAATTCATGGGTGCTGTAAATAAAAAGGGAATAGAATTGAACAGAAAAGTATTAGCTGACTTAGCTATGAATCATCCTGAAGCTTTCAAAAGCGTGGTCGATTCAGTTAAATAA
- a CDS encoding NAD(P)/FAD-dependent oxidoreductase: protein MQNEKVIIIGAGIAGLTAAIELEKAGFKPTILEGSDSIGGRVKTDKVAGHLLDHGFQVLLTAYPEAQHYLDYEKLNLKKFSPGALIIDSKNGNYSITDPLRQPISLFTMLFSPVGNFSDKMKIFQWNRALKGISVDNIFKKDEMTSLEFLKKKGFSQSIINQFFKPFFGGIFLENELNTSSRMLEFVFKMFAEGYAAVPEGGMKQIPEMLASNLAQTEIKCNHRVEKVGLKKVSLENGEDLNADVIIVATKPDELLPQLSGQFSNDQFVTNLNFTSDIDPIGKPLIALVPDEHYLINNVSVMNNTSSSYAPEGSYLLSVSVTQNYEENDKQLKKRILKELVEIFPSLENATLEHLKTYYIDNALPVIDDFQNKMKPSQTKIQEGIYLAGDYLLNGSINAAMASGRFAAHAVFEDLKGQGYRN from the coding sequence ATGCAAAACGAAAAAGTAATCATTATTGGAGCTGGCATTGCCGGTTTAACAGCAGCAATTGAATTAGAAAAAGCAGGTTTCAAACCAACTATTTTAGAAGGCTCAGATAGTATAGGAGGAAGGGTGAAAACTGATAAGGTAGCTGGTCATTTATTAGACCACGGCTTTCAGGTTTTATTAACTGCTTATCCTGAGGCTCAACATTATTTAGATTATGAAAAACTAAATTTGAAGAAGTTTAGTCCAGGTGCTTTGATAATAGATTCCAAAAATGGTAATTATTCAATTACTGATCCTCTAAGGCAACCTATTTCCCTTTTTACAATGTTGTTTTCACCAGTTGGGAATTTTTCTGACAAAATGAAGATATTTCAGTGGAATAGAGCATTGAAAGGCATATCAGTGGACAATATTTTTAAGAAGGATGAGATGACATCATTGGAATTCTTGAAGAAAAAAGGATTTAGTCAATCAATAATCAACCAGTTTTTCAAGCCCTTCTTTGGAGGTATATTTTTAGAAAATGAACTAAATACTTCATCCCGCATGCTTGAGTTCGTATTCAAGATGTTTGCTGAGGGCTATGCTGCAGTTCCTGAAGGGGGAATGAAGCAAATCCCTGAAATGCTGGCAAGTAATTTAGCGCAAACTGAGATTAAATGTAATCATAGAGTAGAAAAAGTAGGGTTAAAAAAGGTTAGCTTGGAAAACGGCGAAGATTTGAATGCCGATGTAATCATAGTAGCAACCAAACCTGATGAATTATTACCACAGCTTTCGGGGCAATTTTCAAATGATCAGTTTGTAACGAATTTGAATTTTACCTCTGATATTGACCCAATTGGCAAACCCTTAATTGCATTGGTTCCGGATGAGCATTATTTGATTAATAATGTTTCGGTGATGAATAATACTTCTTCTTCCTACGCTCCTGAAGGAAGTTATTTGTTGTCAGTATCCGTAACTCAAAACTATGAAGAGAATGATAAGCAGTTAAAGAAAAGAATCCTCAAAGAGCTGGTAGAAATCTTTCCGTCATTAGAAAATGCCACATTAGAGCATCTTAAGACTTATTATATTGATAATGCACTTCCTGTAATCGATGATTTTCAAAATAAAATGAAACCTTCGCAAACAAAAATTCAAGAAGGTATCTATTTAGCTGGAGATTATCTGTTGAACGGTTCCATTAATGCAGCAATGGCATCAGGTAGATTTGCAGCTCATGCTGTTTTTGAGGATTTGAAAGGACAAGGGTATCGAAATTAA
- a CDS encoding phosphoribosyltransferase family protein: MLNKSSQILDREAIRSKIKRIAFQVLENNYKEENLYIVGIEGGGAIFGEEIKKELKEISDLKPIFIQLSIDKSQPEISEIKLSAPIEDSEKAVIIIVDDVLNSGKTIFYALRPFINLKVKKIETAFLVNRAHRSFPISASYTGIELATTIQERINFTRSEEGFGVYLE, encoded by the coding sequence ATGCTTAACAAAAGCAGCCAAATTTTAGACCGAGAAGCTATCCGAAGTAAGATTAAACGAATAGCTTTTCAGGTTTTAGAGAACAATTATAAAGAGGAAAATCTTTACATTGTAGGAATTGAAGGGGGGGGAGCAATTTTTGGTGAAGAAATAAAAAAAGAGCTCAAAGAGATTTCTGATCTGAAACCCATTTTCATTCAACTAAGTATTGATAAATCCCAACCTGAAATTTCTGAAATAAAACTTTCTGCTCCAATTGAGGACTCGGAAAAGGCAGTTATCATAATTGTTGATGATGTGCTAAATTCAGGTAAAACAATCTTTTACGCCTTAAGGCCTTTCATAAATTTGAAAGTAAAGAAAATTGAAACTGCTTTTTTGGTGAACAGAGCACATCGTTCTTTCCCGATCTCAGCAAGTTATACTGGAATTGAACTTGCTACAACCATTCAGGAGCGAATTAATTTCACTCGTTCAGAAGAAGGTTTTGGTGTTTATCTAGAATAG
- the floA gene encoding flotillin-like protein FloA (flotillin-like protein involved in membrane lipid rafts), translating to MALNSIILLIAILVGIWLFLFIFPINIWITAIFSGVRINLLELVFMRFRKVPPVLIANAMINATKAGILDVTTEEMETHYLANGNLPNVIKALIVADKANLQLTFKQATAIDLAGRDVLQAVQVSVTPYMIVVPAITGVSLDGIQLVAEARVTVRTNLGRLVGGAGEETIKARVGQGIISCIGTAKTYYEVLENPESISKMVLADGLDSGTAFEILSIDIADIDIGKNIGAFLQIDQASADLNIAKAKAEERRAMAVALEQEMSARVQKAKALVIQAESEIPVALSGAFRTGRFY from the coding sequence ATGGCATTAAATTCTATTATCTTACTAATTGCCATTTTGGTCGGCATATGGCTATTCCTGTTCATATTTCCTATTAATATTTGGATAACCGCAATATTCTCGGGCGTCCGAATCAATCTCTTGGAGTTAGTCTTTATGCGATTCCGAAAGGTCCCTCCTGTTTTAATTGCCAATGCTATGATCAATGCAACGAAAGCGGGGATTTTGGATGTTACAACTGAAGAAATGGAAACCCATTATTTGGCAAATGGAAATTTACCTAATGTGATTAAAGCCTTAATTGTAGCTGACAAAGCAAATTTGCAATTAACATTTAAGCAAGCCACTGCCATTGATTTAGCTGGAAGAGATGTTTTACAAGCGGTTCAAGTTTCTGTAACTCCATATATGATTGTGGTGCCAGCTATCACTGGTGTTTCTCTTGATGGCATTCAGTTAGTAGCAGAAGCAAGAGTGACTGTAAGAACCAATTTGGGAAGATTAGTGGGTGGAGCAGGAGAAGAAACGATAAAGGCTAGAGTTGGCCAAGGAATTATCTCTTGCATAGGAACTGCAAAAACATATTACGAGGTTTTGGAGAATCCTGAAAGCATTTCTAAAATGGTTTTAGCTGATGGATTGGATTCAGGTACTGCATTCGAAATTTTATCAATCGACATAGCGGATATCGACATTGGGAAGAACATTGGAGCTTTCCTTCAAATTGATCAAGCTTCTGCAGATTTGAATATTGCTAAAGCCAAAGCAGAAGAAAGAAGAGCAATGGCAGTAGCATTGGAACAAGAAATGTCTGCTCGTGTTCAAAAAGCAAAAGCTTTGGTCATTCAAGCCGAATCGGAAATCCCTGTGGCACTTTCAGGGGCTTTTAGAACAGGGAGGTTTTATTAA
- a CDS encoding CDP-alcohol phosphatidyltransferase family protein: MPKINKQQKFFDFSDYGRSPAIYISNLIKNTSITPIHVTIAFGIIGLISAYAILEEHYIIAGMGLILKSIVDAMDGELARIKESPSYSGRYLDSIFDSVLNLIILLTIAFKSSSPLWLGIIAYFCIQLQGTLYNYYYVILRHRSIGGDTTSKIFEMKPPIAFSLESQTTVNILFRIFQVLYLPFDWLIYQFDKDAFKIRQLPNWFMSMISIYGLGFQLMLMAVMMPIGLIDYIIPFFICYSTLVLVFITVRKLFIS; encoded by the coding sequence ATGCCTAAAATAAATAAACAGCAGAAATTCTTTGACTTTTCAGATTATGGTAGAAGTCCAGCCATTTATATATCCAATTTAATAAAGAATACATCTATCACTCCCATACATGTTACCATAGCTTTTGGAATCATCGGTTTGATTTCGGCCTATGCAATACTTGAAGAGCACTACATAATAGCTGGCATGGGCTTAATTTTAAAATCAATAGTTGATGCAATGGATGGGGAATTGGCAAGGATAAAAGAAAGCCCATCCTATTCGGGAAGATATCTCGATTCCATTTTTGACAGTGTTTTAAACCTCATTATCCTACTAACAATAGCATTTAAAAGTTCTAGCCCTCTTTGGCTCGGTATTATCGCCTACTTTTGCATTCAGCTGCAGGGCACTTTATACAATTACTATTATGTGATATTAAGGCATAGATCAATTGGCGGAGATACTACAAGCAAAATTTTTGAAATGAAGCCACCTATTGCTTTTTCATTGGAAAGCCAGACTACAGTAAATATCTTGTTCAGAATCTTTCAAGTTCTGTACCTTCCATTTGATTGGCTAATCTATCAATTCGATAAAGATGCTTTCAAAATACGGCAATTGCCTAATTGGTTTATGTCTATGATTTCCATTTATGGCCTCGGATTTCAATTGATGTTAATGGCAGTGATGATGCCAATAGGTTTGATCGATTATATTATTCCTTTTTTTATTTGCTATTCTACATTGGTTCTTGTTTTCATTACTGTCAGGAAACTGTTTATCTCTTAA
- a CDS encoding alpha/beta fold hydrolase: MKKLFKILGIGILVLIGIVLIVLIGFYKADIPIQENHEKYFTDESKYLEIDSNRIHYRKVGQGPPLLLIHGSFSSLHTWEIWQDQLANHFTTISIDLPGHGLTGPNPQAQYDTDYYASVLWKMMDSLQYDSIAIAGNSMGGQVAYKMALQNPSRVQNLILLNSSGASLKKDTSKFRDQNKFSVFTLINHPIFSQLMTRITPKSLFEMSLEQVYYDKSKISEDKIQLYYDLMLQEGNREATLQRFKQRAPSEFDRLSEMEIPTLIVWGKYDNWIPVSHAYHFDSILPNSSLKIYDDGGHVPMEEIPVKTADDVLKFLKNHH; the protein is encoded by the coding sequence ATGAAAAAACTCTTTAAAATTCTAGGAATTGGAATCCTTGTCTTAATTGGCATTGTTCTGATTGTTCTGATAGGCTTCTATAAAGCAGACATACCTATTCAAGAAAATCATGAAAAGTATTTTACAGACGAGTCAAAATACCTGGAAATTGATAGTAATAGAATTCATTATAGAAAAGTAGGCCAAGGACCTCCACTTCTATTGATTCATGGTAGTTTTTCATCTTTACATACCTGGGAGATTTGGCAAGATCAATTAGCCAATCACTTCACAACTATTTCGATTGATTTACCTGGACATGGATTAACTGGACCTAATCCACAAGCACAATATGACACGGATTATTATGCCAGTGTACTTTGGAAGATGATGGATAGTCTTCAATATGACTCAATAGCTATTGCAGGTAATTCTATGGGCGGTCAAGTGGCTTATAAAATGGCGCTGCAAAACCCTAGTAGAGTTCAAAACCTAATCCTTTTGAACTCTTCGGGGGCTAGTCTGAAAAAGGATACATCAAAATTTAGAGACCAAAATAAATTCTCTGTATTCACTCTAATCAACCATCCTATTTTCTCTCAATTAATGACAAGAATTACACCCAAATCCCTGTTTGAGATGAGCTTAGAGCAAGTCTATTATGATAAATCAAAAATCTCGGAAGATAAAATTCAACTATATTATGATTTAATGCTGCAAGAAGGAAATAGAGAAGCTACTTTACAACGATTTAAACAAAGAGCACCCTCTGAATTTGATCGTTTAAGCGAAATGGAAATCCCTACATTAATAGTATGGGGCAAGTATGATAACTGGATACCAGTATCTCATGCCTACCATTTTGACAGTATTTTACCGAATAGTTCATTAAAAATATATGATGATGGTGGGCATGTTCCTATGGAGGAAATACCAGTTAAAACAGCTGATGATGTATTGAAGTTTTTAAAGAACCACCATTAA